In a genomic window of Salegentibacter salegens:
- a CDS encoding HAL/PAL/TAL family ammonia-lyase, protein MLQINDALSLEDFHKVLFENTEIQLSSQNLSKIENSFEFLKEFSQNKVIYGVNTGFGPMAQYKIKDKDRIQLQYNLIRSHSSGSGKPMEPLYVKALMLARLNTLSLGKSGVHKSVAEVMQELINKNITPLIFEHGGVGASGDLVQLAHLALVLIGEGEVFYQGKRLETKEAFAKENIEPIKIEIREGLALMNGTSAMTGIGIVNIIYARRLLNWSVFCSSAINEIVQAYDDHLSEELNAAKKHPGQQKIAEKMRNHLKDSKLTRDRNEHLYNDEADKNTYFKEKVQEYYSLRCVPQILGPVYDTIEYTAKILIEEVNSANDNPIIDVENEHVYHGGNFHGDYVALEMDKLKLVVTKLSMLAERQLNYLLNNKLNDILPPFVNLGKLGLNFGMQGAQFTAVSTTAENQTLSNPMYVHSIPNNNDNQDIVSMGANAANITKTVIDNAFEVLSVEIITIIQALRYLKFDEKLSQKTRKVLEEMNKIIPEIKEDFPMYKINAEVKDYLKNNEVY, encoded by the coding sequence ATGCTCCAAATTAATGATGCCCTTAGCCTTGAAGATTTTCACAAGGTTTTGTTTGAAAATACTGAAATTCAGTTGTCTTCACAAAACCTTTCCAAAATTGAGAACAGTTTTGAGTTTCTTAAAGAGTTTTCGCAAAATAAGGTTATTTATGGCGTTAATACAGGTTTTGGCCCGATGGCGCAATACAAGATCAAGGATAAAGATCGCATTCAACTTCAATATAATTTAATTCGCAGTCATTCCTCAGGTTCAGGAAAACCAATGGAGCCGCTCTACGTTAAAGCTTTAATGCTGGCTCGTTTAAATACACTTTCCTTAGGAAAATCTGGCGTGCATAAATCGGTAGCTGAAGTGATGCAGGAACTTATTAATAAAAATATAACGCCTTTAATTTTTGAACACGGTGGAGTAGGAGCTTCGGGAGATTTAGTGCAATTAGCACATTTAGCACTGGTTTTAATTGGGGAAGGAGAAGTTTTTTATCAGGGAAAACGTCTTGAAACCAAAGAAGCTTTTGCGAAAGAAAATATTGAGCCAATAAAGATTGAAATTAGGGAAGGCCTGGCTTTAATGAATGGCACTTCGGCAATGACGGGTATTGGCATTGTCAATATTATTTATGCCAGGCGATTGTTAAACTGGTCGGTTTTTTGTTCTTCGGCGATTAATGAAATCGTGCAGGCTTACGACGATCATTTATCTGAAGAGCTCAATGCAGCAAAAAAACATCCTGGCCAGCAAAAGATTGCTGAAAAAATGCGAAATCATTTAAAAGATAGCAAACTTACCCGAGACCGTAACGAGCATTTATATAATGATGAAGCCGATAAAAATACGTATTTCAAGGAAAAAGTTCAGGAATATTATAGCTTGCGCTGCGTACCACAAATTTTAGGTCCCGTTTACGATACCATAGAGTATACTGCAAAAATCCTAATCGAAGAGGTAAATTCAGCTAATGATAATCCCATTATAGATGTTGAAAATGAGCACGTCTATCACGGCGGAAATTTCCATGGAGATTATGTGGCTTTAGAAATGGATAAATTAAAACTGGTGGTCACAAAACTATCGATGCTTGCCGAGCGCCAGCTTAATTATTTGCTAAACAATAAACTTAACGATATTTTACCACCATTTGTGAATTTGGGAAAATTGGGTTTAAATTTCGGGATGCAAGGCGCGCAGTTTACCGCGGTTTCGACTACTGCCGAAAACCAAACACTATCCAACCCAATGTACGTTCACAGTATTCCCAACAATAACGATAACCAGGATATTGTGAGTATGGGTGCTAACGCTGCGAATATTACAAAAACCGTTATTGATAATGCGTTTGAAGTGCTTTCGGTAGAAATTATTACTATTATTCAGGCATTGCGTTATTTGAAGTTTGATGAAAAACTGTCACAAAAAACCCGGAAAGTTTTGGAAGAAATGAATAAAATAATACCCGAAATAAAGGAAGATTTCCCGATGTATAAAATTAATGCGGAAGTAAAGGATTATCTAAAAAATAACGAAGTTTATTAA
- a CDS encoding LpxL/LpxP family acyltransferase yields MSNWKGQSRGTVLGLRIYVFIIKTFGLYASYFVLLFVALYFVFFAFNSTKSVYYLFRNRLGYSRLNSALNIYKSYFTFGRIQLDRVAITSGLKHKYSFEFDGIQHIQNLLEQKKGGILLTAHIGNFNLAKHFFDDKNNHHIVNLVVTDLEHEEIKNYLDSVTGKSAIKLIVLKENLSHIFEMNNALQNNELLVFAADRYTEQAKTYTHNFMEKPAQFPQGPFKLAARNEIPVLFVHIMREKNFHYHFYARPYNPKKNDAKNLLKAYLENLETMLKKYPHQWYNYYDYWNDFS; encoded by the coding sequence ATGTCTAATTGGAAGGGACAATCACGTGGTACCGTTCTTGGGTTGAGAATTTATGTTTTCATCATCAAAACTTTCGGGCTTTACGCTTCTTATTTTGTCCTTCTTTTTGTGGCGCTCTACTTTGTATTTTTCGCTTTTAATTCTACGAAAAGCGTTTATTATTTATTTAGAAATCGGTTGGGCTATTCCCGGCTAAATTCAGCTTTGAATATTTACAAAAGTTATTTCACTTTTGGTAGGATCCAACTTGACCGTGTCGCTATCACGTCGGGCCTAAAACACAAGTATAGCTTTGAGTTTGATGGAATTCAGCATATTCAAAACTTACTGGAACAGAAAAAAGGCGGCATTTTGCTTACTGCGCACATTGGAAATTTTAACCTGGCAAAACATTTTTTTGATGATAAGAATAATCATCACATTGTAAACCTTGTAGTTACCGACTTAGAGCACGAAGAAATTAAGAACTACCTGGATTCGGTAACCGGGAAATCGGCTATAAAACTTATTGTTTTAAAAGAAAATCTTTCACATATTTTTGAAATGAACAATGCGCTTCAAAATAACGAATTATTGGTATTTGCCGCCGATCGTTATACCGAACAGGCTAAAACTTACACCCATAATTTTATGGAAAAACCGGCACAATTTCCGCAGGGCCCTTTTAAATTGGCTGCTCGTAATGAAATTCCCGTGTTGTTTGTGCACATTATGCGGGAGAAGAATTTTCATTATCATTTCTATGCAAGGCCCTATAATCCTAAGAAAAATGATGCGAAAAATCTTTTAAAAGCTTATCTTGAAAATCTGGAAACTATGCTAAAAAAGTATCCGCATCAATGGTATAATTATTATGATTACTGGAACGATTTCAGTTAA
- a CDS encoding acyl-CoA thioesterase, translated as MLEKSLTTITNLRVRFHECDPLQIVWHGNYLKYFEEGREDFGREHGISYLDAQTEGFSTPIVKSVCEHKLPLKYSDAFRVETTFKNSEAAKMNFIYKVFKGEDLICTGETLQVFLNQNRELVLNNPPFFLDWKKKMKLL; from the coding sequence ATGCTGGAGAAATCCTTAACCACAATCACGAATCTTAGGGTGCGTTTCCACGAATGTGACCCGCTACAAATCGTGTGGCATGGCAATTATTTAAAATACTTCGAAGAAGGTCGAGAAGATTTTGGCAGGGAACACGGCATTTCATACCTCGATGCTCAAACTGAAGGTTTTTCCACACCCATTGTAAAATCAGTTTGTGAGCATAAATTACCATTAAAATATAGCGACGCCTTTCGGGTAGAAACCACTTTTAAAAATTCTGAAGCCGCCAAAATGAATTTCATTTATAAAGTTTTTAAAGGCGAAGATTTGATTTGCACCGGGGAAACGTTGCAGGTTTTTCTTAATCAAAACAGGGAATTGGTATTAAATAATCCGCCGTTTTTCTTAGATTGGAAAAAGAAAATGAAGCTGCTTTAA
- a CDS encoding beta-ketoacyl synthase N-terminal-like domain-containing protein: MKNLYLLDDAIISPLGFSTKENIQAIREGKSGLQLQQKPGITENPFPAGIIDDVKLNQAFLEFGNTEKFTKLEKMVILAVKQVLDKNKNLDLKETNLIIATTKGNINLLKEPGDFPENRLELSEVGKVIANFFGFTQTPIIVSNACISGGLGLAVARRLGNSGKIKNAIVVGADLASDFVISGFNSFQALSTKTCKPFAKDRDGINLGEAAGAILVSLNKPETSENISLIGDASANDANHISGPSRTGEGLYKSIQKALKEASISAEKIDFLSAHGTATIFNDEMESIAFYRSGLENTPLHSLKAYYGHTLGASGLIESIVTKHSMLNNELFTSKNFGELGVSKPLNIIQKNEQKEMSYALKTASGFGGCNLALVFKKQKE; encoded by the coding sequence ATGAAGAACCTCTACCTGTTAGACGATGCGATTATTTCTCCATTAGGATTTTCTACTAAAGAAAATATCCAGGCGATACGGGAGGGAAAATCTGGTTTGCAACTTCAACAAAAACCTGGAATTACCGAAAACCCATTTCCTGCTGGTATTATTGATGATGTCAAATTAAACCAGGCTTTTTTAGAATTTGGAAATACTGAAAAGTTTACCAAACTGGAAAAAATGGTCATCCTTGCGGTAAAACAGGTTTTGGATAAAAATAAAAATCTGGATTTAAAAGAAACCAACCTGATTATTGCTACCACCAAAGGAAATATTAACCTTTTAAAAGAACCAGGTGATTTTCCCGAAAACCGGTTAGAGTTAAGCGAAGTGGGAAAAGTTATAGCCAATTTCTTCGGGTTCACCCAAACTCCAATAATTGTTTCCAATGCCTGTATATCTGGAGGCCTGGGTCTCGCGGTGGCAAGAAGATTGGGAAATTCAGGGAAAATAAAAAATGCCATTGTAGTTGGTGCCGATTTGGCTAGCGATTTTGTGATTTCCGGTTTTAACTCTTTCCAGGCATTAAGCACCAAAACCTGTAAACCTTTTGCAAAAGATCGTGATGGGATTAACCTGGGGGAGGCGGCCGGGGCAATTTTGGTTAGTTTAAATAAACCCGAAACTTCCGAGAATATTAGTTTGATTGGTGATGCTTCAGCAAATGATGCTAACCATATTTCGGGACCATCCAGGACCGGAGAAGGCCTGTATAAAAGCATTCAAAAAGCACTGAAAGAAGCTTCAATTTCCGCAGAAAAAATTGATTTTCTATCGGCTCATGGTACTGCAACTATTTTTAATGATGAGATGGAAAGTATCGCCTTTTACCGTTCTGGTTTAGAAAACACACCACTTCATAGTTTAAAGGCTTATTATGGGCATACGCTGGGTGCTTCGGGTTTGATAGAGAGTATTGTTACCAAACATTCAATGCTGAATAATGAATTATTTACTTCCAAAAATTTTGGGGAATTGGGGGTTTCGAAACCGCTAAATATTATTCAGAAAAATGAGCAGAAGGAAATGAGTTATGCATTGAAAACCGCATCGGGATTTGGCGGCTGTAACCTGGCTTTAGTTTTTAAAAAGCAAAAGGAATAA
- a CDS encoding phosphopantetheine-binding protein — MTNLHTELKKSIIEQLNLEDMEPADISNDEPLFGDGLGLDSIDALELIVLLEKDYGIKLTDPAQGKEIFVSINQMAQFIEENRTK, encoded by the coding sequence ATGACAAACCTACACACAGAACTTAAAAAAAGTATTATCGAGCAACTTAACCTGGAAGATATGGAACCTGCCGATATAAGCAACGACGAACCGCTTTTTGGCGATGGTCTTGGCCTGGATTCTATAGACGCCCTGGAGCTTATTGTGTTATTAGAAAAAGATTACGGCATAAAACTTACCGATCCTGCCCAGGGGAAAGAAATATTTGTCTCTATAAACCAAATGGCTCAATTTATTGAAGAAAACCGAACCAAATAG
- a CDS encoding beta-ketoacyl-[acyl-carrier-protein] synthase family protein has product MNKGVAVTGMGIISAIGNNTAANYRSLISEKHGISTAEILKTIHQNLPVGEIKISNETLTDDLNLPENHSFTRATLLGALAVKEAISQSNLKIDAETGFISGTSVGGMDATETHFKDFTEGKTENSRFIRAQHPGFTTEKIAEHYGITGFVSTISTACSSGANAIMLGARMIKAGRLKRVIVGGTDCLTKFTLNGFNSLMILSEDHCKPFDNYRNGLNLGEGAAYLVLEGEEDLNGKPVLGRISGYGNANDAFHQTASSEKGEGAFLAMQKALKIAGIPAEKIDYINAHGTATRNNDGAETEALKRIFLKNLPDFSSTKAFTGHTLAAAGALEAVYSLLSIQNQQVFPNLNFTEPMTNSGLVPVTKLKKKSITHVLSNSFGFGGNCTSLIFSKNEG; this is encoded by the coding sequence ATGAATAAAGGTGTTGCCGTTACCGGAATGGGTATTATCTCTGCAATTGGCAACAACACTGCGGCAAATTATCGCTCTTTAATTTCAGAAAAACATGGAATTTCTACTGCTGAAATTCTCAAAACAATCCATCAGAATTTACCGGTTGGGGAAATTAAGATTTCCAACGAAACTCTTACTGACGATTTAAACTTACCTGAAAATCACAGTTTCACACGCGCTACTTTGCTGGGCGCATTGGCAGTTAAAGAAGCGATATCTCAGTCAAACCTAAAAATTGATGCTGAAACGGGGTTTATCTCGGGAACCAGCGTTGGCGGAATGGATGCCACCGAAACTCATTTTAAAGATTTTACAGAAGGAAAAACAGAAAATAGTCGATTTATACGCGCACAACATCCCGGTTTTACCACAGAAAAAATCGCTGAGCATTATGGAATTACTGGTTTTGTAAGTACTATAAGTACTGCCTGTTCTTCTGGAGCTAATGCGATAATGCTAGGCGCCAGGATGATTAAAGCAGGGAGACTAAAACGTGTAATTGTTGGCGGTACAGATTGCCTTACCAAATTTACGCTCAACGGATTCAATTCGTTAATGATTTTATCTGAAGATCATTGTAAACCTTTTGATAATTACCGGAATGGCTTGAACCTTGGGGAAGGCGCTGCATACCTGGTTTTAGAAGGCGAAGAAGATTTAAATGGAAAACCGGTTTTAGGCAGAATTTCCGGATATGGAAATGCTAATGACGCTTTTCATCAAACCGCGTCTTCAGAAAAGGGAGAAGGAGCATTTTTGGCAATGCAGAAAGCTTTAAAAATTGCCGGAATTCCTGCTGAAAAAATAGATTACATAAATGCTCACGGTACTGCTACTAGAAATAATGACGGCGCAGAAACTGAGGCTTTAAAGCGAATTTTTCTAAAAAATTTACCCGATTTTAGCTCTACAAAAGCTTTTACCGGCCATACTTTGGCGGCTGCGGGAGCTTTAGAAGCGGTTTATAGTTTGCTTTCAATACAAAACCAACAGGTTTTTCCTAATCTTAATTTTACTGAGCCAATGACAAACTCAGGATTAGTTCCGGTCACTAAATTGAAGAAAAAATCAATAACCCATGTGCTTTCAAACTCCTTTGGATTTGGAGGAAATTGTACTTCATTAATTTTCAGTAAAAATGAAGGATAA
- a CDS encoding beta-ketoacyl synthase chain length factor yields the protein MKDKIYINGIGSISAQPGYLFSEETARIYTENIFTAISPNYKEFIKPMALRRMSKAIKMGITSAKIALEEAEIKIPDAIITGTGEGCKQDTEKFLENLLNQEEKLLTPTSFIQSTHNTIGGQIALNLGCKNYNVTYTQNSGSLETALLDAQMHFSENPKIDSVLVGGVDEISAKITSFKKLDGQLKSNPIKNLDLLKEDSPGTITSEGAHFFVLSKEKKQNTYAEFQSVSLKNVIKPEEINDEIENFLAKNNLNSEAIDAVILGNNGDNRYDHYYKNLQQNLFRNTPQLAYKYLVGDFDTASGYAIYLAATILKSGKIPKIFKLNHIERKVSKTILIYNQYLGRDHSLILLSAV from the coding sequence ATGAAGGATAAGATATATATTAACGGGATTGGGAGTATTTCGGCGCAGCCTGGTTATTTATTTTCGGAGGAAACGGCAAGGATTTACACCGAAAATATTTTTACAGCAATTTCGCCAAATTATAAGGAGTTTATTAAACCTATGGCATTAAGACGAATGTCTAAAGCCATTAAAATGGGGATTACTTCAGCAAAAATTGCTTTAGAAGAAGCTGAAATTAAAATCCCAGATGCGATAATTACGGGAACAGGTGAAGGTTGTAAACAGGACACCGAGAAATTTCTTGAAAATTTGCTGAATCAGGAGGAAAAATTATTAACGCCAACTTCGTTTATTCAATCTACGCACAACACTATTGGCGGGCAAATTGCTTTAAATTTGGGATGTAAGAATTATAATGTCACTTACACTCAAAATTCTGGTTCCCTGGAGACAGCTTTGCTTGACGCCCAAATGCATTTCAGTGAAAATCCTAAAATTGATTCGGTTTTGGTTGGAGGAGTAGATGAGATTTCAGCAAAAATCACTTCGTTTAAAAAACTGGATGGCCAGTTGAAATCAAATCCTATTAAAAACCTCGATTTACTTAAAGAAGATTCTCCCGGAACAATAACCTCGGAAGGTGCACATTTTTTCGTCCTTTCAAAAGAAAAAAAACAAAATACTTATGCTGAATTTCAAAGCGTCTCTTTAAAAAATGTGATTAAGCCAGAAGAAATCAATGATGAAATTGAAAATTTTCTGGCAAAAAACAACCTGAATTCCGAAGCTATAGATGCAGTGATTTTAGGAAATAATGGCGATAACCGATACGATCATTATTATAAAAATCTTCAGCAAAATTTATTTCGAAATACACCGCAATTAGCTTATAAATATTTGGTGGGCGATTTTGATACTGCTTCGGGTTATGCGATTTATCTGGCTGCTACTATTTTAAAATCGGGTAAAATCCCCAAAATTTTTAAGTTGAACCACATAGAAAGAAAAGTTTCAAAAACCATTCTTATTTACAATCAGTATCTTGGCAGGGATCACAGTTTAATCTTACTCAGTGCGGTTTAA
- a CDS encoding polysaccharide deacetylase family protein, whose protein sequence is MRFKIINTVIILLLFAGLVLAIFGFTSFWYVLSFIVFYLLFLLTVSTNVRFNFFVNSISENPGIKEKQIAISFDDGPVENTLEILKVLEKYNAKAGFFCIGKNIKKNPEIFRKILTKGHLVGNHTYSHTRKMGALSVSTIVKEIEDCNKIAEETAGIKMKLFRPPFGIVSPKTKKALQKIDMLSIGWSIRSFDAVLSSEEIILNRIKKRLKPGAVILLHDNNAKTVNILEQLLLFLKNNQYEVVRPDKLLEINAYS, encoded by the coding sequence GTGCGGTTTAAAATTATAAATACGGTTATTATTCTCCTGCTTTTCGCGGGTTTGGTATTGGCCATATTTGGTTTTACTTCATTTTGGTATGTATTAAGCTTTATTGTTTTTTATCTCCTTTTTTTGCTTACCGTATCTACAAATGTTCGGTTTAATTTCTTTGTAAATTCTATTAGTGAAAATCCTGGAATTAAAGAAAAACAAATAGCCATTAGCTTTGATGACGGCCCAGTAGAAAACACGCTGGAAATTTTGAAGGTTTTGGAAAAGTATAATGCAAAAGCAGGATTTTTCTGCATCGGGAAAAATATTAAAAAAAATCCCGAAATTTTTAGAAAAATCCTTACTAAAGGACATCTGGTGGGCAACCATACGTATAGCCATACCCGAAAAATGGGAGCTTTAAGTGTTTCAACAATTGTAAAGGAAATTGAAGATTGTAACAAAATTGCCGAGGAAACCGCTGGCATAAAAATGAAACTCTTTAGACCGCCTTTCGGAATTGTAAGCCCAAAAACCAAAAAAGCCCTTCAAAAAATCGATATGCTTTCAATAGGTTGGAGTATTAGATCTTTTGATGCGGTGCTTTCTTCTGAAGAAATTATATTAAATAGGATTAAAAAAAGGCTTAAACCGGGAGCGGTAATTCTTTTGCACGATAATAATGCTAAAACCGTTAACATACTGGAACAGTTGTTGCTATTTTTGAAAAATAATCAATATGAGGTTGTAAGACCTGATAAATTACTGGAAATCAATGCGTATTCTTAA